A genome region from Bacillaceae bacterium IKA-2 includes the following:
- a CDS encoding branched-chain amino acid ABC transporter permease translates to MEMLINITVNGLATGMLIFLLAAGLTLIFGLMDVLNFAHGALFLWGAYSGIWAYTTSGSFFIGMIVAIVTCGILGFLLERFIIKPVYGNHIQQILITLGAMLVLSELVKVVWGPNIIQARAPEWLRGSWEIGDVFLIKYRIFIILVGLLVFVSLLFLLNRTKLGLIVRAGVMDKEMVQSLGINIRKVFLFVFILGSGMAGLGGMLFGPYSGVIYAELGLEYGILAFIVVVIGGMGSVLGSMIAALLVGILGSYAAYFLPEIALAVNFLLMLFILIFKPSGIMGMKEALK, encoded by the coding sequence ATGGAAATGCTCATTAACATTACGGTTAATGGTTTAGCGACAGGGATGCTTATTTTTTTACTTGCGGCAGGGTTAACGCTTATCTTTGGGTTAATGGACGTTTTAAACTTCGCTCATGGTGCTCTATTTTTATGGGGAGCATATTCAGGGATTTGGGCATATACAACCTCGGGAAGTTTTTTCATAGGTATGATTGTTGCGATTGTCACTTGTGGTATTCTCGGGTTTTTATTAGAGCGGTTTATTATAAAACCAGTGTATGGAAATCATATTCAACAAATTTTAATAACATTAGGGGCAATGCTTGTCCTTAGTGAGTTAGTAAAGGTCGTTTGGGGACCTAATATTATTCAAGCACGTGCCCCAGAATGGCTTCGTGGCAGTTGGGAAATTGGCGATGTATTTCTCATTAAATACCGCATTTTCATCATTTTGGTCGGGTTACTCGTTTTTGTTAGTCTTTTATTCCTTTTAAATCGAACGAAGCTTGGACTCATCGTAAGAGCCGGTGTCATGGATAAAGAGATGGTGCAATCATTAGGAATCAACATTCGAAAAGTATTTTTATTTGTATTCATTCTTGGATCTGGAATGGCTGGTTTAGGAGGTATGCTCTTTGGTCCATACTCTGGAGTTATTTACGCAGAATTAGGATTAGAATACGGGATATTAGCTTTTATCGTTGTTGTCATCGGTGGAATGGGTAGTGTGCTTGGTTCAATGATTGCGGCTCTTTTAGTTGGAATTTTAGGGTCTTATGCGGCTTACTTCTTACCTGAAATTGCTTTAGCAGTTAATTTTTTGCTGATGTTATTTATCTTAATTTTTAAACCTTCTGGAATAATGGGCATGAAGGAGGCGCTAAAATGA
- a CDS encoding ABC transporter ATP-binding protein, which produces MMTLLKVENIHTYIQQYHILQGVNFEVKQGEVTVLLGRNGAGKTTTLRSIMGLNPVKSGNITFKGELIQDSPTHKIANAGIGYVPEDQGIFGGLTVEENMKVAMKKKDDATLERMDWILDLFPDLKQFWKKNGGHLSGGQKQMLSIARAYINNNDMLLIDEPSKGLAPIIVEKVMETIMQMKEKTTVVLVEQNFMMASAIGDYFYIIDDGQTVHNGLMEDLKDDEELKRKYLGIA; this is translated from the coding sequence ATCATGACGCTTCTTAAAGTGGAGAACATCCACACGTACATTCAGCAATATCACATTTTGCAAGGAGTTAATTTCGAAGTGAAACAAGGTGAGGTCACCGTTTTATTAGGAAGAAATGGTGCTGGAAAAACGACGACGCTTAGATCTATTATGGGACTAAATCCAGTCAAATCTGGCAATATCACGTTTAAAGGAGAATTGATTCAGGATTCGCCGACACATAAAATTGCTAATGCTGGAATTGGCTATGTTCCTGAAGATCAAGGTATCTTTGGTGGTTTAACTGTCGAGGAAAATATGAAGGTTGCTATGAAGAAAAAAGATGATGCAACCCTTGAAAGAATGGACTGGATATTAGACTTATTTCCTGATTTAAAACAATTTTGGAAAAAGAATGGTGGGCACTTAAGTGGTGGTCAAAAGCAAATGCTATCGATAGCAAGAGCTTATATAAATAATAATGACATGCTTCTTATTGACGAACCAAGTAAAGGTTTAGCACCAATTATTGTCGAGAAAGTAATGGAAACAATTATGCAAATGAAAGAAAAAACGACAGTCGTACTTGTTGAACAAAACTTTATGATGGCAAGTGCTATTGGCGATTATTTTTATATTATTGATGACGGTCAAACTGTTCACAACGGTCTTATGGAAGATCTTAAAGATGATGAGGAATTAAAAAGGAAATATTTAGGTATTGCTTAA
- a CDS encoding branched-chain amino acid ABC transporter permease: MSWLGLSKFKLTLTVILIGLLLLPFVSDSRTALIMLTKIFIFAIFAMSYDLLLGYTGIVSFGHAMFFGIGAYTVAISLKAFGPSIPVVLLAVVITIIFTGIVSFLVGLLTLRLKAHFFAMLTLAVSALFLVVAEKWRSLTMGNDGFTFQIPDLLRDRVSFYIVALIFMVVVFLLLERFTQSPMGKVLQAIRENESRVESLGYRVMHYKITANVIAGIVAGLAGILYAMSLRFVNTAVFTVELTLDALLITIIGGVGTLFGAIVGAALIEYTRHALMDLASVHWIFERWIILLGTVFILVVMFFPKGIVGTTKYWWTKRKMSKVKQSKTTTKG, from the coding sequence ATGAGCTGGTTGGGACTATCAAAATTTAAACTTACCCTCACAGTCATCTTGATTGGACTGCTCCTACTTCCTTTTGTCAGTGATTCAAGAACGGCACTAATTATGTTAACGAAAATCTTTATTTTTGCGATATTTGCAATGAGCTATGACTTACTCTTAGGTTATACAGGAATCGTATCCTTTGGTCATGCCATGTTTTTTGGTATCGGTGCTTATACGGTAGCGATCAGTTTAAAGGCATTCGGTCCAAGTATCCCTGTCGTTTTATTAGCGGTTGTGATAACGATTATTTTTACAGGTATCGTTAGCTTTCTGGTAGGATTGTTAACACTTCGTTTAAAAGCCCATTTCTTTGCGATGTTGACGTTAGCGGTTTCGGCGCTATTTTTAGTAGTCGCTGAAAAATGGCGCTCTTTAACAATGGGTAATGATGGCTTTACATTCCAAATTCCAGATCTTCTTCGTGATCGTGTTTCATTTTATATAGTAGCACTTATTTTTATGGTCGTTGTATTTTTGTTGTTAGAGCGATTTACTCAGTCTCCAATGGGAAAAGTATTACAGGCAATTAGAGAAAATGAGTCTCGAGTCGAGTCCCTTGGCTATCGTGTCATGCATTACAAAATTACTGCAAATGTAATTGCCGGTATTGTCGCAGGTTTAGCGGGGATTTTATACGCAATGAGTTTACGTTTTGTAAATACGGCTGTATTTACTGTTGAACTTACCTTAGATGCTCTTTTGATTACAATCATTGGTGGGGTGGGGACATTATTTGGTGCTATTGTCGGAGCAGCACTTATTGAGTATACGCGTCATGCTTTAATGGATTTAGCAAGTGTCCATTGGATTTTTGAGCGGTGGATCATTCTATTAGGAACAGTTTTCATTTTAGTAGTCATGTTTTTCCCTAAAGGAATAGTAGGAACGACAAAATATTGGTGGACAAAACGGAAAATGAGTAAAGTAAAACAATCAAAAACTACTACAAAAGGGTGA